The region ACGCATTCCCTGGTCGCCACCAGCGCATCGAAGCTGTGGTTGCGTCCACTGATCACACACCCCACCAGTGGCGGCACGAATTCCATCATCGTGTGCCAGGACTGCGTCATGATGTTTGTCTTGCCTTTGTGTGAGGTCGTCACCATCACCACCGGTCCGGTTTCGAGCAGACCATAGACCTTGGACAACGGAAAGGTTTTCTTAGCCATTTCAACACTCCTTTCACTGAAGGAAAAGCGAAATTCCGGTTTGACGAACTTGCCCATCGCGTAAAATCCCCGCCGCACTATAACGCTGTCCCCAGCCAATAACCATATCCCCACCGTGTCCACCGAAGTCGAACGTTTTTTTTCCGAACAAAGCCCGCTTGCCTCCGAGGTCGCATCCTTCCGTCCGCGTACCCAGCAGCGCGAGATGGCACTGGCCGTGGCGGAGGCGATACGCGACAACGCCATCCTCGTGGCCGAGGCGGGAACGGGGACGGGCAAGACCTTCGCCTATCTGGTACCGGCACTGCTGGCGGGCGGCAAGGTGGTCATTTCCACCGGCACGAAAAATCTGCAAGACCAGCTGTTCCAGAAAGACCTGCCGATGGTGCGCGATGCGTTGAAGGCGCCGGTGTCGGTTGCGCTGCTCAAGGGGCGCTCGAACTATGTATGCCATTACCACCTGGAGTTGGCCCAATCGAACGGCTTGTTCAAGACGCGCGAGGATGTGAAGCATCTCGCCAGGATCGTGAACTACGCCAAGGTGACACAGAGCGGCGACAAGAGCGGGCTGGCCGATGTACCTGAGAACGCGCCGATCTGGATGCATGTGACCTCGACGCGCGACAACTGCCTCGGGCAGGAATGCCCGCAGCACGGGGAGTGCTTCGTGCTCAAGGCGCGCAAGGAGGCGATGGAAGCGGATGTGGTGGTGGTAAACCATCACCTCTTCTTTGCCGATGTGATGCTGCGCGACGAGGGCGTGGCTGAGCTGCTGCCCGCTTGCAATACGGTGATCTTCGACGAGGCCCATCAACTGCCGGAGACAGCGAGCCTGTTCTTCGGCGAGAGCCTCTCCACATCACAGTTGTTCGACCTGTCGCAGGATGCGCGTATCGAGGCACTAACTGGCGCCAAGGATTTTGCGCCGCTTCCGGTGGCATGCGATGAGCTGGAAAAGGCTGCACGCGACCTGCGACTGGCGTTCAAGAAGGAAGGCCGCATGGCTGCGGATGCAACGCAGAACATCCAGGATTTCGCGCCTGCGCTGAAGACACTGGGCGAAAAACTGAAAAACCTTACCGGGTTGCTGGAGAAACAGGCGGAGCGTAGTGAGGGGTTGGAGAATTGCTGGCAGCGGGCGCAGGGATTGGTTGAACAATTGAATATCTGGACAAAAATTTCACCCTCACCCCAGCCCTCCCCCTTACAGGAGGAGGGAACCGGTGTGGTGCGCTGGCTGGAAATCTTCCACCACTCGCTGCAACTCAACACCACGCCGCTCTCGATCGCCGATATATTCAAGAAGCAGATCAGCGGCCACCCGCGCGCCTGGATATTCACGTCAGCGACGCTGGCGGTGAAACAGAATTTCTCGCATTACCAGAACGAGATGGGCTTAACTGAGGCGCGCACCGCATGCTGGGACAGTCCTTTCAATTACCAGGAACAGGCGCTGCTTTATGTACCGCAGAATCTGCCTGAGCCGAACAGCGAGGGCTACACCGATGCGGTGGTGCAAGCCGCATTGCCATTGATCGAGGCCAGCCAGGGGCGAGCCTTCCTGCTCTTCACCAGCTTGCGTGCAATGCAGCGTGCCTATGAAATTTTGCTGGCCGAGTTCGACCGCAAGAACCTGAAGTACCCGCTGCTGATACAGGGCGAGGGCTCGCGCAACGAGTTGCTCACGCGCTTC is a window of Sideroxydans sp. CL21 DNA encoding:
- a CDS encoding ATP-dependent DNA helicase, whose translation is MSTEVERFFSEQSPLASEVASFRPRTQQREMALAVAEAIRDNAILVAEAGTGTGKTFAYLVPALLAGGKVVISTGTKNLQDQLFQKDLPMVRDALKAPVSVALLKGRSNYVCHYHLELAQSNGLFKTREDVKHLARIVNYAKVTQSGDKSGLADVPENAPIWMHVTSTRDNCLGQECPQHGECFVLKARKEAMEADVVVVNHHLFFADVMLRDEGVAELLPACNTVIFDEAHQLPETASLFFGESLSTSQLFDLSQDARIEALTGAKDFAPLPVACDELEKAARDLRLAFKKEGRMAADATQNIQDFAPALKTLGEKLKNLTGLLEKQAERSEGLENCWQRAQGLVEQLNIWTKISPSPQPSPLQEEGTGVVRWLEIFHHSLQLNTTPLSIADIFKKQISGHPRAWIFTSATLAVKQNFSHYQNEMGLTEARTACWDSPFNYQEQALLYVPQNLPEPNSEGYTDAVVQAALPLIEASQGRAFLLFTSLRAMQRAYEILLAEFDRKNLKYPLLIQGEGSRNELLTRFREHGNAVLLGSQSFWEGVDVRGEALSLVIIDKLPFAPPDDPVLAARIAELNRQGRNAFMEFQLPRAIINLKQGAGRLIRDEKDRGVLMICDPRLISKHYGKRIWQSLPPFKRTRDEAEATAFFNKT